The Gemmatimonadales bacterium DNA window CGTGGTTCGCCGCCTGGTGAGCGATCTGGGCGGATCGCTGGCTGTCGAGACGGCCGTTGGGCAGGGGACCACATTTCGGGTGGAGTTACCAACGGCATGAGTCGCCTGCTGATCGTCGATGACGTCCCGGCCCTGGCCGAGTCCTACGCGTATGACCTGCGTCGGCTGGCTGGGCATCAGGTCGAGACGGTCACCAACGGGCCCGCGGCTCTCGCGGCGCTCGAAAGTGGCGGAGTCGATTGCGTCCTCCTCGATCTCGAGATGCCCGGCATCGATGGCTTCGAGGTCCTGCGTGAGCTGGCGCACCGGGGCAACGAGACCCCGGTCATCGTCTACACCGGCACCGGGGACTTCGACCGCTGCATTCAGGCGGTCAGGCTCGGTGCGGTCGGATTCATCGACAAGGCCGAACCGATGGAGCGGGTGGTCCTGGAAGTGGCGGACGCCATCGAGCGGGCTCGGCTGCGTCGGGAGGTGGTTGCGCTGCAGGCGCAGCTCGGTGAGTCGTCGCTGCGCGGGCGAAGCGCCGCGATGCAGGCCTTGCGTGACGCCATCGGTCGCACCGCACCGGTGCCGAGCACGGTGCTGATCCTGGGCGAAAGCGGGACCGGCAAGGAACTGGTGGCGCGTGAGATTCACCGGTTGAGCCCGCGGGCGCTCGGACCGTTCGTGCCGATCAACTGTGCTGCGCTGCCGGAGCATCTGATCGAGAGCGAACTGTTCGGTCACGAGAAGGGTGCGTTTACCGGCGCCGTGGCGGCTCGACGCGGCGCCTTTCAGATGGCCGGTGGTGGCACCCTCTTTCTCGATGAGATCGGTGAGTTGCCGCTGCCGGGTCAGGCCAAGCTGCTCCGGGTGCTCGAGCAGCGCGAAGTCATGCCGCTGGGGGCCTCACGCACCATCCCGGTCGATATCCGTATCGTCGCGGCAACCCATCGGGATCTCGATGCGGCCACCCGGAGCGGAGCCTTTCGCGACGACCTGCTGTACCGGCTCAATGTCCATACCTTGCAGGTTCCGCCGCTTCGCGAGCGGAAGGAAGACATCGTGTCGCTTGCCGAGCAGTTTGTCGAGGAAGTCTGCCTTCGTTTCGGTCTGCTGCCGAAGCGCTTGTCGGGCGAGGTGCGGGACCGGCTGGTTCGCCACGACTGGCGACGGAACAACGTGCGCGAGTTGCGAAACATCATCGAGCGGATCGTGGTGGCGGCAGCGGGGGAGGTGATTCGGGCCGAGCACTTGCCGCCGGGATTGCGAGACGAAGTCGCCGAGAGCGGGACGCATCGCAGCTACCAGGAGCAGAAGGTCGACGCCGAGCGCGATATCATCCTGAGCGCTTTGGAACGCCACGACTGGCAGATCACCCGGACGGCCGATGCCCTCGGCCTGGCCGATCACGCCAGCTTGCTCAAGATCATGCGTCGTCTCGGTATTTCCTCTCCTTCCTGACTGCGTTCCTGACGCGGCGATGGGGCTGTGTCCGCCGGGACACCCGCCGTTCGGGGTGGGTGTGTCCAGGCGGACACGTGCTCCGGGCCGGACTCCGACGTCGATTTGCCTAACCGGTTGTCATGAAACGATTTGGCGGTGCGGCTCCGGGAGGGTATCGAACGGCAGCGTCCTTGCCTTTGTGAAGTGTGACCCCGCGGTCGATCGCGCCCGCGGGCTCCACACTCAAGGAGGCTGTATGACCCGCTTCGTCCTGCCGTTTCGCCGTCCCTCGCTGCTGACCTGGTTGCTGCTTCCGGTAATGGGTGCGTGCGACGTGCCCGGAGGCAAGCCGGTCGTGATTGCGCAGCTGCCACCGCAAGAGCCCGCTGCCGTGGTGCTGCCTGCCGGTGGCTTGTCACCCCGGGTCGAGACGTCGCCGGTCGCTGCGCCGCGGGTGGTCGAGATCGTCACGGCCGCCGATGCGCGGTCCGTCGGACTCGATGCGGCTCGTCGCGGGCGCTACCGTGACGCCGTCAAGGCATTCGAGCGGGCCATTGCGCTCGAACCAGACGTAGCCGGCCATTATGTCGGCGCTGCACGGGCCTTGCTCGACTGGGGTCGGCCCGGGGAAGCCGCCGATCGCGCCACGGATGCCCTGACGATCGACTCGTCGTCGACGGAGGCCCTGCGAATCCTGGCACGGGCGCAGGTCAGGCTGGGCCATGCGGAGCAGGCGAGCGAGACCTATCGCCGCGCGCTGGTGCTCGACGAGAACGACGTCTGGACGCTCAACAACTACGGCTCCTTCTTCCTCGAGCAGGGAGAACCGGGCCTGGCCATGGGGCCGCTTGCCCGCGCCGTGCAGTTGCGCTCGACGTCGCCTGTGTTTCAGAACAACCTGGGGATGGCGCTGGAACGGGCCGGGCATCCGGTGTCTGCCAAGCGGGCGTACCAGGCAGCGGTTCGCGCCGACAGCGGCTATGCCAAGGCGGTTGCAAACCTGGCGCGGATCGCGGCGCTGATCGGAGAGGTCGATGAGCCCGATGGCGCAGACCTGACCCATCTGGCCGAACTCTTCCGGCTCGAGGTCGGGATGTGGCGGGACAGCATGACCCGGATTCCAGTCATCGATACCGTGCCCGTGGTGAGGGACACCGTGTCGGTCACCCACCCGTGACGACCGGCTGGGGACAGGTCCGGCCGGCCCCGGCAGTCCGCGGGGCCGGCCGCGGCTGTTACCTTACTTGCATGGTGACTGGCGTGACGCCCCTCCGAGGGCCGATGGTCCCGCTGCTGTTCGTGCTCGGCGTGATCGCGGCGCCGCTGCGCGTGCACGTCGAGGCGATCATCGCCCGCGTCGTCTACGGTCGCGGGC harbors:
- a CDS encoding sigma-54-dependent Fis family transcriptional regulator; protein product: MSRLLIVDDVPALAESYAYDLRRLAGHQVETVTNGPAALAALESGGVDCVLLDLEMPGIDGFEVLRELAHRGNETPVIVYTGTGDFDRCIQAVRLGAVGFIDKAEPMERVVLEVADAIERARLRREVVALQAQLGESSLRGRSAAMQALRDAIGRTAPVPSTVLILGESGTGKELVAREIHRLSPRALGPFVPINCAALPEHLIESELFGHEKGAFTGAVAARRGAFQMAGGGTLFLDEIGELPLPGQAKLLRVLEQREVMPLGASRTIPVDIRIVAATHRDLDAATRSGAFRDDLLYRLNVHTLQVPPLRERKEDIVSLAEQFVEEVCLRFGLLPKRLSGEVRDRLVRHDWRRNNVRELRNIIERIVVAAAGEVIRAEHLPPGLRDEVAESGTHRSYQEQKVDAERDIILSALERHDWQITRTADALGLADHASLLKIMRRLGISSPS
- a CDS encoding tetratricopeptide repeat protein is translated as MTRFVLPFRRPSLLTWLLLPVMGACDVPGGKPVVIAQLPPQEPAAVVLPAGGLSPRVETSPVAAPRVVEIVTAADARSVGLDAARRGRYRDAVKAFERAIALEPDVAGHYVGAARALLDWGRPGEAADRATDALTIDSSSTEALRILARAQVRLGHAEQASETYRRALVLDENDVWTLNNYGSFFLEQGEPGLAMGPLARAVQLRSTSPVFQNNLGMALERAGHPVSAKRAYQAAVRADSGYAKAVANLARIAALIGEVDEPDGADLTHLAELFRLEVGMWRDSMTRIPVIDTVPVVRDTVSVTHP